The Argopecten irradians isolate NY chromosome 4, Ai_NY, whole genome shotgun sequence genome has a window encoding:
- the LOC138320812 gene encoding bromodomain adjacent to zinc finger domain protein 2B-like isoform X4 has protein sequence MEKGDKDSPGSGRNIFDNAANMMGMNPFGLSFGAHLAHMPHMSSAYSLLQHHPAFPVSSLFGGLAEGAFGHFPPSLSSAEGSSSKSSPSKHSPKSSKSSSRSSKSSRSSSSKTTVTKATTTLATTSTVSTSSSRPNTSTMVSGTTGVSLLSGKFKKSSKHLSSKAYTTSLLAQNTSQKNSANGMGSQSASSSPSPSATSSSSTAVSLSPSTKHKDFLKTLENGATMYESDNPSNGSLASNGLSSDEEEFTGNGQLGNGQLGNDRDVDSNDDGNGSIDGRNTGSPNIHIDGTKKRLIADQIRQRVQNKPIQNIKPSIMQPMKRGRGRPPKHEPTPTPQQLEVIKEYKKQQEFLKRQLEENLKQQQMQLKMMKRSQAEKEKEASANVQKLLEASVKQARANAAAGTREKESRHRSAVSPPSQPTETSSRSTISQDHSSVTDKSDQQVSHPSTSKGSPVKSKLVSEESSGLSDDNDSDLMNESEDEDDSGMNESDSDGEPRLKMAIDSESDSHEAGHSGKGAKRSADEYSEKNEIPVKRPRVQMDEKELKIPMDAGWRRQTTILAIGKRGFIGEVLYFAPCGKKMKTIPDVMRYVDRHSITGMGRENFSFNTKVNVGDFYETRHGHNGVVKLTNEEVVERMALVESKRQKMLRYKQQRGRKRMEKQNKQLQLAKQMMDQKLKRKMDQQVEMARRASEYKMQKKVEKDRQKDMANKVKQIKAIEQKKQKEQLNLIREQEKMQRHEQMRIERELRAQQILESNLLWYHMEREREMKRQQALMMKEQERERKRQHILLVKAMEAQKKQAERDRLKEEKVVEKRMVRERKMEQKRWELQMARELKKPTEDMELRDSRPLPEYPRIPGLQTDSAAFADILMVLEFLHNFADALGYDKDTLPTLKSLQDGILGKTEEDSEDYIALVSHLLRYAISDPGVPNPKEAVTKLGQKIVDMEISDNIVSEILRIFVVARNGGGNEMSGWLSDYPLESLDHVRKAAILAFLCNELLCGKSISSEIEKHLDRMGDIRRDKWVVEGKLRRLRVLQSKKFHRPVSKPVSDLDSSTQGAEGDESQNTSGINKRCSDDDEEKEEESGNDSDDDAQSGCQETDGDDEEPLSLEECDKQIEKLQKQHAQYRAKVFKSSHKLRAIMVGSDRYRRKYWVLPCAGGVYVEGLETGKSVEDEDLNEDDKDIKQEKLEVKTESEKVKEEEKLESENSELNGSIVKEEKWEEEKTTIKTDEEDIKKEESVVKLERKEDRNVWDTVKEEGLDKSCSLSMATKMEVDEVKSDSKSETGEAAIVTSALFPTSWKMDKHKQTTCNGEITPSTSVCNNKLDCSNKGSSNIFLQSPSSSKLSDLCGSESSAVSPTKSESKSDDSKSVVNNSLLNSPSPLITPYSSAPSLFFPPFSPSLNGALGSNPSTSSLSPGESSPRPAHQHNKSSTPSHTEGKASFLSIDTLLKKDSSHLPSQNNHFLQSPLFPVSPDQMIKSLNSSTDSEQKPWFSILPRMPCDDLSMTQGSSPQVGLSSSPFSGASPFFSPMSLRAFPLHSPSFSSFQMGQLYSPNNYSATTASTNTSCDSPSKLNDSSFKVPLTPKVEMDTWPSMGHQQESAEALLKDLQGERQPIPEDMKKSWWRVTDSEQLKTLQRHCHPRGIREKNLQKSFQKYMDYACDSCSKGNKEVVSLESDSSEEEEEEEEEEEEKEEEKEEGQEKKEKEGDGKQEEVDEKSKKKKEKEVPPTPQKEWLPEVAHQVEQAVLEEVENLVERVASASLQVKGWKVPSRAEDDTDLTIVDRTKSDLKPNERYPLDAAREKLLSLEPNIERRYIKPPLTKAVTINLASLADHSRSERRNSHTQEEEEDNDSVDHDVPERPEDVPPGLAMWRSAVAKATSPAQLTLCVHQLSTSISWEKSIMKVLCQICRKDDNEAELLLCDGCDQGYHTYCFKPKMENIPDGDWYCYECISKASGVPCCIVCGKKTGKIAECHHCPRAIHLDCLDPPLPRMPRKWVCPACSSNMNGRKRSRKSPKSPKKCDVGNTTPVQRRDNEVSTKQVETPSSEKKRNNKENEKKKAAEQSDDMTLCRLVLTEMEKHEDGWPFLKPVNFKQFPTYRKYIKQPMDFSTIKNKLRDSVYKSRAEFAADCRLIFENCKTFNEDESEVGRGGHTLRKFFESRWKELILHSSTVSSNSSSSSSSTTSTVTASSSSSSSVTSVNSSKTMAPSSQISGTSAETSVTESTTKDDD, from the exons ATGGAGAAGGGCGACAAGGACTCTCCAGGGTCCGGCAGGAACATCTTTGATAATGCAGCCAATATGATGG GTATGAACCCTTTTGGGTTATCCTTCGGAGCACATTTGGCCCATATGCCGCACATGTCTAGTGCATATTCGTTGCTGCAGCACCATCCAGCCTTCCCAGTATCCTCTCTGTTCGGCGGACTTGCTGAGGGTGCGTTTGGCCATTTTCCACCATCCCTTAGCTCAGCTGAAG GTTCAAGTTCAAAGTCATCACCATCAAAACACTCACCAAAATCATCCAAATCATCTTCGAGATCATCTAAATCATCTAGATCATCCTCGTCCAAGACAACTGTAACCAAGGCGACTACAACCTTAGCAACGACCTCAACAGTGAGTACAAGCTCTAGTCGACCAAACACCAGCACCATGGTATCAGGGACGACAGGTGTCAGTCTTTTATCAGGAAAATTCAAGAAATCATCCAAACATTTGTCGTCCAAGGCGTACACTACCTCTTTACTCGCACAAAACACCTCTCAGAAAAATTCAGCCAATGGCATGGGCTCTCAGTCAGCTTCTTCTTCACCGTCACCATCAGCAACCTCATCTTCTTCTACAGCAGTGTCTCTATCACCTTCAACCAAACATAAAGATTTTTTAAag ACGTTAGAAAATGGTGCCACAATGTACGAGAGTGATAATCCATCCAATGGATCCCTGGCCAGTAATGGACTGAGTAGTGATGAGGAGGAATTTACCGGGAACGGTCAGCTTGGGAACGGTCAGCTCGGGAATGACCGTGATGTG GATTCCAACGATGACGGAAATGGTTCCATCGACGGTAGAAACACAGGGTCCCCTAACATACACATAGATGGAACCAAGAAAAGACTGATAGCAGACCAGATTCGACAACGCGTACAAAACAAACCTATCCAGAACATTAAACCCTCAATCATGCAGCCAATGAAACGTGGTCGAGGCCGTCCCCCAAAACATGAGCCGACACCGACTCCTCAACAACTGGAGGTTATCAAG GAATACAAAAAACAACAGGAATTTTTGAAACGACAGCTTGAGGAGAATTTAAAACAGCAGCAAATGCAGCTTAAGATGATGAAGCGTTCCCAAGCAGAGAAAGAGAAGGAAGCCTCCGCCAATGTTCAAAAACTACTTGAGGCTAGTGTGAAGCAGGCAAGGGCCAATGCTGCTGCTGGGACGCGAGAGAAGGAATCAAGACACCGATCCGCTGTATCCCCACCATCTCAGCCCACGGAG ACCAGTAGTAGATCAACCATATCACAGGATCATTCAAGTGTGACAGACAAATCCGACCAACAGGTCTCTCATCCCTCTACATCTAAAGGCAGCCCTGTCAAATCTAAACTGGTGTCTGAAGAGAGTTCTGGGCTCTCCGACGACAACGATTCAGACTTGATGAACGAAAGTGAAGATGAAGATGATAGTGGAATGAACGAGAGTGACTCAGATGGTGAACCGAGGCTCAAGATGGCTATTGACTCAGAGAGTGACTCCCATGAGGCTGGTCACTCAGGCAAGGGGGCAAAGCGCAGTGCTGATGAATATTCAGAGA AAAATGAGATACCTGTAAAGCGCCCTCGAGTACAGATGGATGAAAAAGAGTTGAAGATTCCAATGGATGCAGGTTGGCGTAGGCAAACTACCATTCTAGCCATTGGTAAACGTGGCTTCATAGGGGAGGTCTTGTACTTTGCTCCGTGTGGTAAAAAGATGAAAACAATTCCAGATGTAATGCGG TATGTTGACCGCCATTCCATCACAGGGATGGGACGTGAGAATTTCTCATTCAACACCAAAGTCAATGTTGGTGACTTCTACGAGACTCGGCATGGTCACAAC GGTGTTGTCAAACTGACCAATGAGGAAGTAGTTGAGAGGATGGCTCTTGTTGAGAGTAAACGCCAGAAAATGCTGCGCTATAAACAACAACGTGGTCGGAAAAGGATGGAGAAACAGAACAAACAATTACAACTGGCCAAACAAATGATGGACCAGAAACTCAAACGTAAAATGGATCAACAAG TAGAGATGGCCAGAAGAGCTTCGGAGTACAAGATGCAGAAGAAGGTAGAGAAAGATCGCCAAAAGGACATGGCAAATAAAGTCAAGCAGATAAAAG cAATAGAGCAGAAAAAGCAAAAAGAGCAGCTGAATCTGATTCGGGAACAGGAGAAAATGCAACGACATGAACAGATGAGGATTGAACGAGAGTTGAGAGCACAACAGATTCTTGAG TCCAACCTCTTATGGTATCATATGGAGAGA GAGAGAGAAATGAAGAGACAACAGGCATTGATGATGAAAGAACAG GAAAGAGAGAGGAAAAGACAACATATTCTATTGGTGAAGGCTATGGAGGCTCAGAAAAAACAAGCA GAAAGGGATCGCCTCAAGGAAGAAAAAGTGGTTGAGAAGCGAATGGTCAGGGAACGAAAAATG GAACAAAAGCGTTGGGAACTTCAGATGGCAAGAGAACTGAAAAAGCCCACCGAGGACATGGAACTCCGTGACAGTCGG CCATTACCCGAGTATCCACGGATACCTGGCCTCCAAACAGACAGTGCTGCCTTTGCTGACATCCTCATGGTGTTGGAGTTCCTACATAACTTTGCTGATGCTCTGGGATACG ATAAGGACACACTTCCGACACTGAAGTCCCTTCAGGATGGCATTCTGGGTAAAACTGAGGAAGATAGCGAGGATTACATTGCTCTTGTTTCTCACCTCCTACGATACGCCATCAGTGACCCAGGTGTGCCCAATCCTAAAGAGGCAGTCACAAAGCTTGGACAGAAAATCGTAGACATGGAGATTTCAGATAACATTGTCTCTGAGATCTTACGAATATTTGTTGTGGCCAGGAATGGAGGTGGCAACGAG ATGAGTGGGTGGTTGTCCGATTATCCTCTGGAGTcactggaccatgtcaggaaaGCTGCTATTTTGGCGTTTCTATGCAATGAATTGCTGTGTGGAAAGTCTATATCATC AGAGATAGAGAAGCATTTAGATCGTATGGGAGACATCCGCCGCGATAAGTGGGTTGTGGAAGGCAAACTTCGTAGACTCCGGGTTCTACAATCAAAGAAGTTCCATCGGCCTGTCTCCAAGCCTGTGTCGGACCTAGATTCGTCAACGCAGGGGGCGGAGGGTGATGAATCACAGAACACCTCAGGCATTAACAAACGTTgtagtgatgatgatgaggagaaGGAAGAGGAAAGTGGTAATGACAGCGATGACGATGCCCAGTCTGGCTGTCAGGAGACCGATGGAGAT GATGAAGAACCTCTGTCCCTTGAAGAGTGTGATAAGCAGATTGAGAAATTACAAAAG CAACATGCCCAATACCGAGCAAAAGTGTTCAAGTCTTCCCATAAACTTCGTGCAATAATGGTGGGTTCGGACCGATACCGCCGCAAATATTGGGTCCTACCGTGTGCTGGGGGTGTGTACGTGGAAGGCCTTGAGACTGGCAAGTCCGTGGAGGACGAGGATCTGAACGAGGATGACAAGGACATCAAACAGGAAAAATTAGAAGTCAAAACGGAAAGTGAGAAAGTTAAAGAGGAAGAGAAACTAGAAAGTGAAAATTCTGAATTGAATGGAAGTATTGTGAAAGAGGAAAAATGGGAAGAAGAGAAAACGACAATCAAAACAGATGAAGAAGACATTAAAAAGGAAGAAAGTGTAGTGAAATTGGAACGGAAGGAGGATCGTAATGTCTGGGATACTGTTAAGGAGGAAGGTTTAGATAAAAGTTGTTCTCTGTCAATGGCGACGAAGATGGAAGTGGATGAGGTTAAGAGTGATAGTAAGTCGGAGACTGGAGAAGCAGCTATTGTGACTTCGGCATTATTTCCTACCTCATGGAAAATGGACAAACACAAGCAGACGACTTGTaatggggagataactccttcTACCTCAGTGTGCAATAATAAACTGGACTGCTCTAATAAAGGTTCCTCCAATATATTCCTGCAATCCCCATCCTCCAGTAAGCTTAGTGACTTGTGTGGGAGTGAATCCTCTGCAGTATCTCCCACCAAAAGTGAGAGTAAAAGTGACGATTCTAAATCGGTTGTGAACAATAGTTTGCTTAACTCTCCTTCACCTCTCATAACTCCATATTCATCAGCACCCTCATTGTTTTTTCCACCATTTAGTCCATCCCTCAATGGTGCCCTAGGTTCAAATCCATCAACGTCCAGTCTGTCCCCTGGGGAATCCAGTCCCCGCCCTGCTCACCAGCACAACAAGAGCAGTACCCCATCCCACACAGAGGGCAAAGCTAGTTTCCTCAGCATCGATACACTTCTCAAGAAGGACTCATCTCATCTCCCCAGCCAGAACAACCACTTCCTCCAAAGTCCACTCTTCCCAGTTTCCCCAGATCAAATGATCAAATCATTGAACTCTTCAACAGACAGTGAACAAAAACCATGGTTCAGCATTTTACCCAGAATGCCTTGTGATGACCTCAGTATGACTCAGGGTAGCTCGCCCCAGGTAGGACTGAGTTCGAGTCCGTTCTCGGGTGCCTCTCCATTTTTCTCGCCCATGTCTTTGCGTGCCTTCCCCCTCCACAGCCCCTCCTTTTCTTCATTCCAGATGGGACAGCTGTATAGTCCCAACAACTACAGTGCCACAACAGCATCCACCAACACAAGCTGTGACTCGCCCTCAAAACTCAATGACTCGTCCTTCAAGGTGCCTCTTACACCAAAGGTAGAGATGGATACATGGCCCTCAATGGGCCACCAACAGGAGTCTGCAGAAGCCCTGCTCAAGGATCTACAGGGAGAGAGGCAACCCATTCCTGAAG acaTGAAGAAAAGCTGGTGGCGAGTTACTGATTCTGAACAATTGAAGACGCTACAACGACATTGTCATCCTCGCGGAATCCGTGAGAAAAATCTCCAGAAATCCTTCCAGAAATACATGGACTATGCCTGTGACTCGTGTTCTAAAGGCAATAAAGAAG TTGTATCCCTGGAATCTGACTCTTCTGaagaggaggaagaggaggaagaagaggaagaagaaaaagaagaagagaaaGAAGAAGGTcaggaaaagaaagaaaaggaaGGCGACGGGAAGCAAGAGGAGGTAGATGAAAAATCAAAGaagaagaaagagaaagaagTGCCACCAACCCCTCAGAAAGAATGGCTGCCAGAAGTCGCACACCAAGTGGAGCAAGCTGTCCTGGAAGAAGTGGAGAATTTGGTTGAAAGAGTCGCTTCAGCAAGTCTGCAGGTCAAG GGATGGAAGGTACCGAGCCGAGCAGAGGACGATACTGATCTGACCATCGTGGACAGGACCAAATCTGATCTCAAACCAAATGAACGTTATCCCCTGGACGCTGCTAGAGAGAAGCTGTTAAGTCTGGAACCTAACATAGAGCGACGTTACATCAAACCACCTCTCACAAAGGC AGTGACAATCAATCTGGCCAGTCTAGCTGATCACTCTCGTTCAGAACGTCGAAACAGTCACACACAGGAAGAGGAAGAAGACAATGATTCTGTGGACCACGACGTACCAGAGCGTCCTGAGGATGTACCACCAGGGCTTGCCATGTGGAGGTCTGCAGTTGCCAAGGCAACCTCACCTGCCCAACTGACTTTGTGTGTTCATCAACTGAGCACCTCCATCTCCTGGGAAAAGTCTATCATGAAAGTG cTTTGTCAGATTTGCCGTAAGGATGATAATGAGGCTGAACTCTTACTATGTGATGGATGTGACCAGGGTTACCATACCTACTGCTTTAAG CCAAAGATGGAAAACATACCCGATGGTGACTGGTACTGTTACGAGTGTATATCTAAG GCATCTGGTGTGCCGTGTTGTATTGTGTGCGGGAAGAAGACGGGTAAGATCGCTGAGTGCCATCACTGTCCTCGAGCCATCCACCTCGACTGTCTAGACCCGCCCCTACCTCGTATGCCCAGGAAATGGGTGTGTCCAGCATGTTCATCAAATATG AATGGTCGAAAGCGGTCACGGAAAAGTCCTAAGAGTCCGAAGAAATGTGATGTTGGAAATACGACTCCTGTACAAAGACGTGACAATGAGGTATCAACAAAACAAGTGGAGACTCCGTCGtcagaaaagaaaagaaataataaagaaaacgAAAAGAAGAAAGCTGCAGAACAGTCTGATGATATGACTTTATGCAG GTTGGTTCTGACAGAAATGGAAAAGCATGAAGATGGCTGGCCATTCCTGAAACCTGTAAACTTCAAACAGTTCCCAACGTATCgtaaatatatcaaacaacCCATGGACTTTAGTACAATTAAAAACAAGCTCCGCGACTCAGT GTACAAGTCAAGAGCGGAATTTGCAGCTGATTGTAGACTTATTTTTGAAAACTGTAAAACTTTTAACGAGGATGAGTCGGAAGTGGGTCGTGGTGGACACACGCTACGGAAGTTCTTTGAATCCCGGTGGAAGGAACTCATACTACATTCATCCACAGTTTCATCAAATTCTTCATCCTCCTCATCCTCCACAACATCCACAGTGACAGCATCTTCATCTAGTTCATCATCTGTAACCTCAGTGAATTCATCAAAGACCATGGCGCCATCTAGCCAAATTTCAGGGACATCTGCAGAAACGTCTGTGACAGAATCGACAACCAAGGATGATGACTGA